The DNA region ATtggggaagaagaagagtaagGGTGTTTTGGAGGAGAATCATGCGAACGGTTGTGACTACTTATGTTATTTCGTAATAGAGAGTCCCAAAGTGCTATGATATTACTGCCAGGATGCTTTCACATTTTTGACAGCTATATATGGACATAAAttaattgctaaaattttctcCACTAGGGTGTCACATCAAACTAATAGCTTATCCACCttatctctctcctttttttcttttctttttttttttgaaaccgaGAAAGCTATATTTATGTTTggatttttctaaaaaatgaattttctgattttgatttttttgttgtttttttttttattattaaagttGCTAAAggtcttgtagctgaattgacacttCTCATATACAAAGTGTTTGGAGGTTTAGGGAGGAAAGGGTTCGAGTTGCAGAGTTAGTAGCAtcttgtaattatttctcaaaaaaaaaaaaaaattgcttttagAATTTTCCAAAGTTTTAAAAACTGTTAAAGAACTGAAAAATAGATTGATTATCTGTTTTATGGTCTGACAGGAGCCAAATCAATGGTCGAATCGATGACGttataaataatgtaattaataatttttaaattataaaaatataaagtgtTGAGTTATGTGTATATTTAACTTTGATAATGTtaataagtttttataattttaataatgctaataattttacataaaactatctagtaaatattatttaaatattaaaagtaaTCTACTGTATGTTCACAAATATTGTTAAAAGCCTCCATGATAATAGTATATAAGTTGTGAAACATGTGAACACCATATTGGGATCTACCAGTGTAGCACGTGTCTAAGAAATAAGAACATTTTAAATGAGAAGGCATATTGACAAGTGGATCATTTAATGATTGAACGGTGAGGATTAAATCATCTGATATTGCTAGGGTTTGTTCATAAATATAAAAGCAACACTTGGTGCTGCCACTGCCAGATTATATTTTCACCATTTATTAGAGCATCTTCCATTTCCAGAGGCCACTAAACTCGCAAAAGCCAAATCAGTCCTCTATTAAGAAGTGTTGCCGGTATATATATTTGCTCTTCCATTTCCAAAGGCTACTTCATCCTCTGTAATATAGATCAAGTCCTGCATTTTGTTTGGTtcgccctctctctctctctgttaaAATGGAACGGTTCTTGGTATTATTGATCAAACCAGCAGTTTCCAGTTAAAGCtggtttttctttcattttcagccaaaatggaaaattagcaataatttctaaataatataattagtagttactgttatcaaactatattttttactaacatctcgagtctaagagactcgattttgggcctaaaaatcgagtctttgaagGTCGATTTTTATGGTTTGCTCACGtttgatgtgacattttttcaCATGGCGTTTACCTGAAAATTGAGTCTCTAACACTCAatttataagccaaaaaaaatttaagtctttCTCTCATGTACTAACCATTCccagaaataccaaaaaaaaaaaaaaacacagcacCTTCACTGTCGGCTCACCAGTCACAACCACAAACCCCAacagctgaaaaaaaaaattagaaaaaaaaaaaaacacaatccaATGCCTACAGAGCACCACCAACACGGTACAGCCACCGCCAATACAACGCCACCAACAAACCCACAGTCACCACAAAACAAACCCACATAACACCACAAAACAAACTCGTAGCCACAAATCACAAATTGGACCCATAAATCACAAATCAAACCCATGCTGCCGAAACCCAAGCCGATCAAACCCACAACACCGAAACCCACGCCAATCAAGCCCATAACGCCAAAACCCACGCCGATCAAACCCACGACGCCGAACCTACACCGATCAAACCCACAACGCCGAAACCCACGCTGatcaaatcacaaatcaaacccaaacaCCGAAACTATACACCGATCTCAACCCTGAAACTGATGCACACCAATCTCAACCCCACCGCATGCCCATGCCGCACGCTGAGAGAGATGTGAGAAAGGAAAGAGATGGAGAAGCAGAAAGGCGACAAAGGAAAGAGTTGCGTGAGTGAGAGAAAAAGGAGAGAACAAAACAAAGAGTgaggagagaggaagagaagggTCTGGGGCATGGTTGGTGCTGACTTAAAATTTTTGTGGCTTATAAAtcaagtcttagagacttgatttCCACGTGGACACCACgtgaaaaaaatgtcatatcagACATGGTCAGGCTATAAAAATCGACCTTTAAACACTTAatttttaagcccaaaattgagtctcttagactcgagatgttagtaaaaaatatagtttagtaatagtaactactaattatattgtttagaaattattgctaatttcccattttggccttcattttctgtTATTAATGACAACGGACTGGATTAGTGTCTAGTTCACGGTTAAATTGGTTGAACTGGCCAATCCAGTCTGATCTTTAAAactatggtttttggtttttttagcCGATAAGTTGCATTTAGTTCACAGTTCACACTACaagaatattactttattttttgcataaacaaaaatattacttttacaTCTTTAAAAAAGTAACAATCTTAGAATTTTCTTCTACTTTTACATCTTAAAAAAAGTAACaatcttagaatttttttagaagaataatgATCTTTCTATTTTATAGAAGAGAGAGGTAGAGGAGTTTGAACTCTGaagtgagaggaagagagaaaagagaataagaaattataaattttttacatcTTCATAAACAATAAGGTTGCAAATATGCAATCTTACTATAGCTGAAATgtaaaactttttggttttgcaTACCCGAATGTGGAAGGAATTTAAGGGTTTAGTTGGTAAAATAGCAACTCGGGGATTTTTACACCCCCAATGCTAGTGCttttatgaactcccaaatgaAGCCTTAGTTCTCGTTTAGAAGGAGAGAatggaaaggaaagaaaataataattttagaatattcgtTCTTTCTCTTGTTTAAGAGTTTTAATAAAGAGAATGGAAAGTTCATTCTCCTTATTTAAGAGTTTAAGCCCTTGTTTGGgaggagagaatggaatggaattgaaaagaatgaaaaaaaaaaaaatttagaatattctttgcttatcttgtttgggagtttaagtgggagggaataaAATGGGTAGGAAGAACATGCATTcttctctattcccttaaaacctcaaattttcattttccctGAAATTAAGTGAAATGGGaaggaatgaaattagatttaatgaattttttactaaaactctcaaaatacccaAATATTCTTTAACTGCTATCTACCAATACTTTTGGTGTTATCTTTGAAATCAATATTAACTAGTCGCAAACATATAAtagattttaacaaaatttatttgtaattttttcttttgcagtTTTCAATATCTTATTGGTTGGGTCAATGAAACTCTCCtgtaataaaacaaaaacaaaggaaataaatatGCCATtcaatttagcaaaaaaaaaaaaaaaaacttattacagTCAAGTTTCACAAATGAGACCCTTCATTTAAAACATATTTAACAGTGATAACATATGCACagtcaacaaataaatagtgaATACTTCCCAAAGTTCACTTCCAATAATACTCCTTGCCATTTTTAGATGAAACACGCCTACAAGTAGCAACAGTGCTTGAAAATTGACATCATTACTAGTTGCTTCtttctaaaagaaatttcaagaaTCGGCACATACATAACTTCTGATAGCAGCAAGCAACCAATGATTCTATCCTCTTCTTGTTAAGGAACCTTTTGAGTGGATGCTCTTCATACTATAAACAATCTGTTTGAATCTGAAATCTAATGGGTGTGTGACCTGAAAAAGCATTAACATATGTTAAAGCTCACAATGTTGACATTATATTTCTGCATATCAATAAAGTAAAACTTCTTGATGCAAAAGACCCCAGAGATAAAGAAATTTCAAGTTCGAAACATTGTGAATCAGATGATTATTATCCACTTTTTCCAAAGAAGAAAGAACATATCCTTAGGTTTGACAATTCAttcaatacacacacacatttatagCTAAGAATAAGTGTggtatttgaaaaaattatgcaacaaaacatcaatcaatatatatataaaagagaccTCATGCGGGAGTGCATGAGGTTCTGTCAAGTGGCGCTCTACTTTTATATTTAGCATTttctttacctctttcattaatttttttttactgtcacccaaaagttcacattaacttattttactattatctcattaataacttattaattgcctaagcttacatcacacactattttagcatacccactattttagtatttaaaaaaaatgaaagaagaagtaaggactaatagtaataaggTTCTACCAAGTGGCGCattttatgcaaagaaaattaaaatattctcaagataagaataaattaattattgactttttggttcaatattttaagacttttctaattaaaaaataaatattatttgtatcatttggttcaatgtttcaaaactttttatccctcacacatacacacaaacttctttgcattttaattcacaATTTTCATCTCTTGCACTTCTACCTCTTTATATATACCTAGCCATTGCCCTTTAAGCCATCCCATGTTGAATATACACAGACAAAAAACGATGTCATTTACCTTTAATCTTTCGATAGCACCTACGTAGCTctaatattgttgtttcatttaaTCATAATCCATATGAGTTGCTTACAACCAAGGAAAGGGGGGCTTTCATTTTATATTGGGTGACAACATACGGCAATTACTATTTTGATGTTAAGGTTGGATGTTGTGAATTTGTGGTTTTTGTAAATGATGTAATTGACTGTGAGTGTTTAGTAtgtgtatttatttttagatttaagaaaaaaagaaagacacattctatatcaacttttattctataatattcctccaaaattttatttatttctcatCATTGCAATTGACTATTTATAATGGATATATGTGTAAAATTTacaatggtttttattttattttaataatagactcattacaaataaagttctataataattatgttatagtatttatacaacattctccaaaaccattttatataaaatattacaacattatccGTGCGTCGCACGGGTAACTTACTAGTTTATATAGTTTATTTGGCTACCTCATCACTTCTGGTTGAAGtagtcattttttaataaaaaatttctacttatcaaaaaaaaaaaaaacatttatatagtTTAGTACTTTGAAGTATTAACTACTATTTGCTATTACATTCAAAGAGGCCATTCATAATGCATACACAAATGGaggagaaaattaaaatacaaaaaccttTAGCATTACTATCACAAATATAAAGCTGTTACAGGTCAATGTCACAACAATGATTCACATATACAAAAACTTTAGTTCAACTacgaaagaacaaaaaaatgcCCACAATCATATaatgaaaaacatatgaaagACCCACAAAGCCTTCTGTGATCTCCAAAGAAACTATTGAGGAAATAAAAATGAAGCTTTTCTTGAAAACTTCATATAAGGAAATTATTCGATCATCCTTAAGCACCCTAGTCTTGGATACTAAATTACATTCTCCCCAATGCATTTTaccattcattaaaataaaaccaaaacaaccACTAAAGAAATGCTTAGCAAAAGTGCACCATCACCAAATTCATATGACTacccaaaaatataatttgaattcaaattccaCTGTAAATTAGTAAATTTAATAGCTGTAATGAATAAAATATGCTCAGCAAATGCTAATCACAACACTCATAATGTCATTACTCCCTTGGGCTGGGCATGAGAGGCAATAAGAGTAGCTTGAATGATGAAGTGGCAAAAGTTTCTGGAGTGAGTAGTAGGGAAGGAGATTTGAAGTGGCCAAGGAAGGCGTTGGTGGAAGCAGCAGGAAAGCATGAGGCTTCTGAAGCAGATAGCATGAGGATAGAGGAAGAATGACGAGAACAACGACACCATTGAAGAATCAAGAATGTTACTCAAGCAAGAggtgcaacaaaaaaaaaaaaacttaagccTCTCCAACTATACCAGAAAACATACAGTAAGTTTAATCCCAGAAATACACTTTCAAAGCCCTCATGTCACAAAATTCTGTCAGGCATTTTGACAAACACCTGTAAGCAGTTTCTCAAGAGGTCAATCGTTTAGCCTAGTTTGATCAATTTGAATTTCCATTTACATATATGCATCAACATTCACCAAATCAGTATGTTCCACCATTTCATTGGGCCAAATAAAAATCCTTATACCTACTGTAACTATGGCACTCTAACAAGACAGAACGTCAGCAACCTCCAACCACAGTGATTTAAAAAAGCACTCTCTTTACCTCGTATCACCAACTTCACACGGGGGCCTTAGGCAAATAAAGTGGATGGTGGAAGAATTGTCTTTGCTTGCTCAGAACACACATGTGGGGTCCTTATGCATTGTGGAGGGCTTATTGGTTCCGCCTTCCAACTTCTCTGCATTGGCTGTCAAATTAGGGCCTATGAGTGACTTACTCCAAGCTCAGTAGCCCTCTATTTAACATGAGGATTAAAACATTGGCATAGCGGTTTTATATTCATTCTCCTATTTTTTACTATGAGTATGTACTCacctacattttttttcaattaatgtTGATGTGCCTCTTGTAAGAAAATCACATTGTGCCTATATTCCTTGACACACTGCCAATCCATTAGCATTTACTCTTTCATGGACAAAACTTGACCATTTGGTAAATGCTTACTGAAAGGATAAAAACTTGGATTAGAAAATTGCAAAGATATTATTAGCTGTCAAGATGTTCTCTGCATTAAGTAAATTTCAGCACAACTACATTAAATTTCACTTCTTTGGTAAGGATAAGAGATAATTTCCAAGTAGGACCCTACAGTGACAATGACAAGGTAATTTATGAACTCATTCATTGACAAGTTTTGAGAGAGTAACAAGGAAGACATAGTTTATCAGACTCCAGGATTTGGAATGTAAGTTCCGGATTTCCTTGCCAAAAATCAGGTTGTAAAATATTAAGGCCTTTGGAGCGACACTCGTCATATTTAAATCCAATCCATAGTGTTTAAAACTAATTAACTTGTGTTGAGTTTATTGATTAGAGATGGACTAAAGTTTATCATTATGAACAATGCATATAGCAAAATTTTACTCGtttgcttgtttgtttttttagatgagtgatttaaattttttgaaacaagAATCACAACACAAACACTTACCAAACATCAAAACAAGAACCAGCAAATGAACTAGGCAGCAACACAACAACAGcaaaaacaacataaaacaGAAATGGCGGCACCACACCAGATACAACATCTTAGTCTTAAAAGGGAGTAGAGGACAATCCCCAATCCGAACAAAGAACCTTGTTTATAACAGTTTTCtaatttgttttctctttgcaagaataaagaaaacacacagacacacacacacacgtgtgtgtgtatatatatatatatatatttttttttcataggtCAAATGTCATATATAGTTTATTCTTCCACAAAGCATAGCAAATGTCATTATAGATATTTTTTAGCCACATGCAAGCATACCAACAAAACACTTGGCATACTTAAACCACTCTAGTGACAACAAAtacatttcaaataaatttttttctttgcgTAGAATGAGTTTAAGAGGTTCAAATAAAAGACAACACAATTGCAACAATACAATAACAAAGGCATCAATGCAGGGGAGAACAACTATCGATGTTCTAGTTGGTTGAGCACTTGAAAATCCTTGAAACATAGGCATTTGAAGAATGTCAGTAAGAACAATagcaatataaataataaataatttttaatataaaaatgtaaaaaggaaAATGGTATATAATATGTGAAAGGGGGAAATGCAGGCTTACCAACTGTAATTTGCAGGGAAGTAAAACTTGATAGCTCAAATGTCTTTCCTATCACAATAAAAACTTGGTAATGTGAATTATAACATTAGTAAAAGAATTTTCTACAAAGTTAGAAATTTGAGTAATGTTTGTTATCCAATTATTACTTCATTCTACTCACAAtgatatttgtaaaattatttattagtttcaaGCTAATTGGTACAATAGAAACAGTTTAGTTAGAAATAGTAGTAGTataagaaagaggaaaaaacagGGAAGATTGAAAGATTTCAGTAACTATTTGGGCTGTTttcttttatctaaaattttcattgtgataccaaacaaaaacaatgttTTTGATCTTTCTTTGTAACATAATATTTTATGGTTATCTTATCTCTATCACAAGCTAAAAGATACTCCACGAATCACCTTTGTAGACGCTTCAACAATTCTGAATCGCCAAGCTTGTAGATTTTGTAGTATTCTCCACGAGTCCTATACAAGAAATTGACAAAGGGAATATGCTTGACTTTTCCAAAATCAGGACCTCCATCCGGTTGCAGACTAAGAACGAGTTCGGTCGACATTTCAGAAAATTGCAGATTGTTGAGGCTTTTTAGATGGTGGATGCCAGAGGGCACCTCCTTCAGCTGTGAGCATTCTGCGATTGCAAGATGTTCAAGAAGAGGCAAGGCACCTTCATCTATTATCAACCTATTAAATCCTCCCAACTTATAAAGTCCTAGAGTCTTGAGTTTCTGGAAGCCTCCTCCCTCAATATGTAATTGCTCACCTCCGTATGCATCGTGAAGATGAAGATGTCTCAAATTAGGTAGAGCTTGAAGGACCTTTAATGGATCTTCCATTAATTTTGACCAGTTTAAAGCAATTTTAACTATACTGTTGAGTTTCAGAATCCATTCTGGAAACTTTTCTAGCCGTCCAGATACGAAAAGAGTTTGTAGGAGGGGTGGAGGAGAAGACATTAATTGTAATTCAAGAACTTCTTCCTCACTTATTGCCCTGATTTTCAATGATTGAAGTTGGCTCATTGTCTCTAGCACGGTGCACAAAGCTAtcccattttctctcttcaaTTTTGTGATCTCCAACTTCCTCAACTGTCCCAAACTCCCCAATTCTGTTATAAGGGCATTGTTGTTGGCTTCAATCTTAGAAAGCTTTTGTAAGGATTTTAAACGCCCAATGCCACTGGGTATCTTTACTGCTTGTCTAAAGTTAATATGGTATACTACATTATTGTCTACAATGTACGCCGCAAGATATCGTAGCTTATGGAGCCTAGTGATCTCTGGTGGTAGTTCAGACACAAGGGAACATTTCAAATCCAAAGTCTCTAGGTAGTGCAATTTACCAATTGACTTAGGAAGCATTTTCACTTTTGTATCTCTAAGGCTTAAATATCTTAGATGTAATAGGTTTCCGACTTCTTTAGGAATGTAATCAATTGGGGCACCTTCAAAATCCATTGTTCTCATGAGCTTGAAATTTGCAAAACAAGTAGTAAAAAAGGAATTGGGTACTTTGTCTAACCCAAAAATGAGAATAGAACGAGTTTGGGAATTAGAAATACCCTGCAATGGAGTATTTACATTGTTTGTAATTGAGAGATGTCGAGCAATTTTCTCAAAACTTGAGTAGTTTTGAATTGAgactaaacaaaaattcaaCTCCTCTGATCTTGAAAGAATGACCTCACGTAACATATCATGAACTCGACAAAATCTTTTTCTGCCAGCACAATCAAACACTGCCACTTGAACCAAGCTTCTATGAATGAGTTGGTTCAAGTAAGCTTGTGCAAGTTCTTCCAATGTTAATCCTTGCTTTTCTTTTACAAAGCCCTCAGCTATCCAAAGTCGAATTAGTCTTGCACAATTTATGGAGTAATCCTCTGGAAACATGCCTAAATAAAGGAAACAAGCTTTGAGGTAGTAAGGCAAATCATGATAACTAAGAGATAGAATTTTAGGGATACTTCTTAGACGTGAATTAGTCTCTAATTCCAAACTAAGACCGTCATGCAATTTACCCCACTCAGAAACAACCTTGTCCTTACTTGACAAAAGGCCTCCTATAACCACAATTGCAAGTGGCAAACCTTCACATTTCTCAACTATTTTGCATGACAACTCAACTAGTTCATGTGGACAATTGTACTCTTCATGTTGGAACACCTTCTTGTAGAACAATTCCAAAGCTTTATTTGATGGTAAAGGTAGTTGCTTGTGCACATAACAGGATGAAGGTTCATTGTGAGAGGGAGCAACATCCTCATTTCGAGTTGTGATTACAATTCCACTACCTTTGTCATTATTAGGTAAGGCAAATTTTAAACATTCCAGAAAATCTGTATCCCATAAATCATCAGCAACAATTACATATCTTTGCTCATGCAAATATTGCCTTAATACTTTAATAAGATTTATCTCTTCCATTTTGTCAATTTCTTTAGGAGCAAACTCCTTTCTTGCCTCATAGAATTGCTTTATCATTTCCCTGAATAGGTCTTCCTTCTTGTATGATTGAGACACAGTGATCCAAGCACAACAATTAAAGTGTGCTACCACTTTCTTGTTGTCATACACTTTCTTCACAAGAGTGGTTTTGCCAACACCACCAATGCCAACCACTGAAATCATAGTGCGATTAGATGGTCCTTCTACCAGCCAGTGTATCAATTTGTCTCTATGCGACTCAATGCCCACAACCTCAGCTTCCTCAATAAAATGAGATGCCACTCGAGGGTCATACCATGTAACACTTCTAGCATTGTTGCTCAATCCCCCTTGCTCTATAGTGTCGAAACGATATTTTACGGCcaactctctcttttccttGAGGTTGATGCTGATGTCTTGAATCTTGGAGGCTATGACATGTTTAGCTTTAAACGTTTTGGTAAATTGAAAAAACTTTTGAAGGAAATGAAAGTGTTGCCTTGCCCCAAGAGGACCTTTTGCTAAATGAAGTACGTATTCATCAATGATGTCTTCAATGTGGTAAGCTTCTTCCCTTATCTGTTTCACCCATGTTTTCTCAACATTGCTTATATTCTCTTTCTCAACCCTCGCATCTGCATCCTTAAGGAAAGATTGAATCATCTCTAATTCACCTTTGATGCTTGCAACTTTGTCGTGGACACCCTTGAATAATCTCACTTCTTGGAATAACAATGGGACCAAATTTTCAATAACTAGGCTAACTGCAATCTCTGCCATTTCTCCTCCCTTCTTAAAAAAGTGGCCACGCTAAACTGTAAATGAATCAACTCAATGTCAGACGAAGCAAAAATACTACTGAGATGTAAAGGGCAAAACTCGCCTCTTTTTCACAACAGTACCTTGTGAGCTAAAGGTCAAGGTACTTTCTCTCCTCTATAACTTCACAAATTAGTTGTGTActcaaagaaaaacaagaagttGGAATCACTCCCCCATCAATCTTTACGAGCCCACCATGGGTAACTCAATAAAAGAATCCTTGGTTCATGACAGCAACATTCTTCTATAAAAAGCAAACACAAACACATGAAAGTATATATTAGATAAATTCATTAAGCCAAATGGCCAAGCTATATGCTTAGAATTATTTGGATTTAGTATCTAAATTGATTAAGGAAGAATTTTGAATGTAATGATAAATGATACAATAAGGCAAAAGATGCAAGGAaaacaaaatcatcatcatGGTGTTTCTGATAATTTCTAAATCAAACAAGTAGAATAAATTTTGCAATACAAAATAGTCTTTGTAACACCCCAAActttttgaaacaattttaCAATGTGAATAATATCTCAAGtgaattttatgtttttcaataaggttgttaattttttatgtagaggtctttttaattttaaaagctTGATGTGGCATTTAAGTGATTTGTGGTGATGGGCTGAGTGAGGAATaaggaagagaagaaatttAAGGGTGAAATGGTAAATTTCTTCCCAAGATATTTTGTGATGAGTGGTCTATAATAACCCATACATCACCATACAGTAAGCCACACCCCCCCTCCcctcttatttttcttcaatcgcttctccctctctcccttcCCCTCTCTTCTCATATTCAatcttcttcttatttcttcCCCAATGATGATCGAACCTCCAAGCTCCCATATCTCTTtcctcatttctctctctctctctagtcgAGACCTCCTAGTTAGGAAGGATTATGTCTCCATTGGTTTTCCTAGTAGCTAAAACTCCATGAGATTTTGGAGTGGATTAAACCCAAGGTAAAAACCTAAGCTTTTATCTCAATTTCTTCTATGACTTTGGGTTTTGCTATTTAATGATTATTATGGTAAatacttgatgggttttggtgaaTAATGGAAGATTAGAGGGTTTAGATGATTTGGGCAGCAGTAGtggttttgataaaaaaatccgaaaatttcatatcatttgcgagtttttgctttgataaaaGGTTTTGGTTGATTAGTTTTCTAATGGGTATTTGAGGGTTGCTTTGTTAGATCAACTATATGGATCTTGCTGTTgcatatgttaatgctagttgaTTTTAAAGTGTGTTTCCTTGCATTTGGGTGACTTTAACATATGTGAATGTTGGCATTTGCTTGTTGCGTGCCAAGTGTTTGATGAATTGCCTATATAAGGTTATGGGTTGCATTCCTAGTTGTTAATGTGTGTTAAAACATGTAGCTTTGAGGTTAATCAAGTTTGAAAGTTTTGGCATAGTATTAAGattatagtaattttattttggaattgTAAATCTGGCCCTGACAGATTTGAGTCAGTTACTAtacatgatttttaataaattacagaAAACTCATTTTGAGCTGAAATTTTGATGGTACATACGAAACATATAAGACCTTATCcctatttaatttcaagttaATCGGATAACTTTTCATGGACCAAACAAGTTTTACAAAATGGCTAACCTGCTATGTATTGAATCTGAAAGTGCAATGAAAATGCTAGGATTTTGTGGAATTTATTTCAAATCTTTGTTGAATGGATTGGTTTGTAAATTCATGAACTTTCTTCGACATGTGTTTTACTTAGTTAAGTCTAATAATGGTTTGGTTTAATCATTTAGTGCTCTAAAGGGAAACTCATGAGATATGCTACCCCCATTATGAATTGATGTgttttatgttatgtttataTGTAAACATTGCTTGTAGTGGAGAATTCAAATGCTTTGGTTTTGTGCTATGGCACTATGAGTTTGTATGcttgtttggtttttgttggGAATGGGTACTTGTCTTAGGTTAGGCAAGTTAGGCTTTAGTGCATTTGATTTGTTTTAGGGGATCCTATTCGATTTTGGAGACAAATGTGATGATAAACTTTGCGATAGGTCTTGTTATTAATAGGCTTGTTCCTTATGTTTCTAGGTTTTGAGATTCTTGGTGATGGACCTAGTGACGGGATTGGttgatttcctttatttttgcaactaagaggtaagtgatgtttactaattttgggggttttttcAAAACAGTgttgattattaaactattttatat from Castanea sativa cultivar Marrone di Chiusa Pesio chromosome 6, ASM4071231v1 includes:
- the LOC142641727 gene encoding disease resistance protein RPM1-like; this translates as MAEIAVSLVIENLVPLLFQEVRLFKGVHDKVASIKGELEMIQSFLKDADARVEKENISNVEKTWVKQIREEAYHIEDIIDEYVLHLAKGPLGARQHFHFLQKFFQFTKTFKAKHVIASKIQDISINLKEKRELAVKYRFDTIEQGGLSNNARSVTWYDPRVASHFIEEAEVVGIESHRDKLIHWLVEGPSNRTMISVVGIGGVGKTTLVKKVYDNKKVVAHFNCCAWITVSQSYKKEDLFREMIKQFYEARKEFAPKEIDKMEEINLIKVLRQYLHEQRYVIVADDLWDTDFLECLKFALPNNDKGSGIVITTRNEDVAPSHNEPSSCYVHKQLPLPSNKALELFYKKVFQHEEYNCPHELVELSCKIVEKCEGLPLAIVVIGGLLSSKDKVVSEWGKLHDGLSLELETNSRLRSIPKILSLSYHDLPYYLKACFLYLGMFPEDYSINCARLIRLWIAEGFVKEKQGLTLEELAQAYLNQLIHRSLVQVAVFDCAGRKRFCRVHDMLREVILSRSEELNFCLVSIQNYSSFEKIARHLSITNNVNTPLQGISNSQTRSILIFGLDKVPNSFFTTCFANFKLMRTMDFEGAPIDYIPKEVGNLLHLRYLSLRDTKVKMLPKSIGKLHYLETLDLKCSLVSELPPEITRLHKLRYLAAYIVDNNVVYHINFRQAVKIPSGIGRLKSLQKLSKIEANNNALITELGSLGQLRKLEITKLKRENGIALCTVLETMSQLQSLKIRAISEEEVLELQLMSSPPPLLQTLFVSGRLEKFPEWILKLNSIVKIALNWSKLMEDPLKVLQALPNLRHLHLHDAYGGEQLHIEGGGFQKLKTLGLYKLGGFNRLIIDEGALPLLEHLAIAECSQLKEVPSGIHHLKSLNNLQFSEMSTELVLSLQPDGGPDFGKVKHIPFVNFLYRTRGEYYKIYKLGDSELLKRLQR